In Nymphaea colorata isolate Beijing-Zhang1983 chromosome 5, ASM883128v2, whole genome shotgun sequence, one genomic interval encodes:
- the LOC116254986 gene encoding uncharacterized protein LOC116254986: protein MPIASTPVLPTLMENRIVVFLLLLPLCFCPSSSDAAEKQKQYVSAVGDPGMRRDGLRVAFEAWNFCNEVGEEAPNMGSPRAADCFDITKQGIVAHKVTEEENRLGVGAPFPGISPEALNDSDLYAVDKELFLGSKCEVKDSPKPWQFWMVMLKNGNLDTSAGLCPENGKPVGPFKQTPRFPCFGKGCMNQPTFYHEQTQFVDGTMNLRGSFNGSYDLGADLGKDGVGGSSFYEVVWEKKAGAGSWVFSHRLKTSKRYPWLMLYLRADATTGFSGGYHYETRGMLKTLPESPNFKARLTLDVKSGGGPKSQFYLMDIGSCWKNDGSPCDGDVVTDVTRYSEMIINPQTPAFCRPSNLAACPPFHITPNNTKIHRNNTKHFPYSAYHYYCGPGNAKYMEKPFSTCDPYSNPQAQELMQLLPHPVWAEYGYPSKQGEGWIGDPRTWELDVGGLSSRLYFYQDPGTPPARRIWTSLDVGTEIFITDKEETAEWTLSDFDVLIPSSPADNVY, encoded by the exons ATGCCGATAGCCAGTACACCAGTTCTGCCCACTCTCATGGAAAATCGCATCGTCGTCTTCCTTCTATTGCTCCCGTTATGTTTCTGCCCATCATCTTCAGATGCTGCGGAGAAGCAAAAGCAATATGTATCAGCAGTTGGTGACCCTGGAATGCGAAGAGATGGACTCAGAGTTGCCTTCGAAGCCTGGAACTTCTGCAACGAGGTGGGGGAAGAGGCCCCAAATATGGGCAGTCCCAGAGCCGCTGATTGCTTCGATATCACAA AACAGGGCATTGTAGCTCATAAAGTCACGGAAGAAGAGAACAGACTCGGGGTTGGGGCACCATTTCCGGGGATCAGTCCTGAAGCTCTTAATGATTCAGATCTGTATGCCGTCGATAAAGAATTGTTTCTGGGATCAAAATGCGAAGTTAAGGACTCCCCAAAACCATGGCAGTTTTGGATGGTGATGCTCAAGAACGGCAACTTGGATACCTCCGCCGGATTGTGCCCTGAGAATGGGAAACCGGTCGGCCCTTTCAAGCAGACTCCCAGGTTTCCTTGCTTCGGCAAAGGCTGCATGAACCAGCCGACTTTCTATCACGAGCAGACCCAATTCGTTGATGGCACGATGAACTTGAGAGGGAGCTTCAATGGCAGCTACGATTTGGGCGCAGATCTCGGGAAGGATGGAGTTGGAGGCAGCTCTTTCTATGAGGTGGTTTGGGAGAAGAAAGCGGGGGCCGGGAGTTGGGTCTTCAGCCACAGGTTGAAGACCTCCAAAAGGTATCCATGGCTGATGTTGTATCTCCGAGCTGATGCCACCACAGGCTTTTCCGGCGGCTACCATTATGAGACCAGAGGCATGTTAAAGACT CTTCCAGAATCACCCAACTTCAAGGCTCGTCTCACACTTGACGTGAAATCGGGAGGAGGACCCAAGAGCCAATTTTACCTCATGGACATAGGGAGTTGCTGGAAGAACGATGGCAGCCCATGCGACGGAGATGTCGTCACCGACGTAACCAGATACAGTGAGATGATCATCAACCCCCAAACACCAGCATTCTGCCGCCCTTCAAATCTGGCCGCCTGTCCGCCCTTCCACATCACTCCAAACAACACCAAGATTCACAGAAACAACACCAAGCATTTCCCTTACTCTGCTTATCACTATTACTGTGGCCCTGGGAACGCCAAGTACATGGAGAAGCCTTTCAGCACCTGTGATCCTTACAGCAATCCTCAAGCACAGGAACTGATGCAGCTGCTGCCTCATCCCGTGTGGGCTGAATATGGCTATCCTTCAAAGCAAGGGGAAGGCTGGATCGGGGACCCAAGGACATGGGAGCTGGATGTTGGTGGCCTCTCCAGCAGGCTCTACTTTTATCAG GACCCCGGAACCCCGCCAGCCAGAAGAATATGGACATCCCTGGACGTGGGAACCGAAATATTCATCACTGACAAAGAGGAGACAGCAGAGTGGACTCTCAGTGATTTTGATGTTCTCATACCTTCTTCACCTGCTGATAATGTATACTAG
- the LOC116254337 gene encoding ATP synthase delta chain, chloroplastic-like, translated as MSSILNKSITPHGSHPIVGSQSSSQFRRPMKVVAGGHSSTESGYRSSQLGSEHKRLNDVLRFGNSDASKLSHLLPEGEICNFVPDQIAQVNPAKAFKMVPDEAVFERISLGFIWPLMENKQMSVIKDKVAGLDIFGTQSATDTLTVSVSSAMKLQRHQLDQIAKKMQRITGTARVSIKNTIDPSVIAGFVISYEKEGSHTIDLSVKGKLDKLAAHIESKDQSQLSSSGSYMFMNR; from the coding sequence ATGAGTAGCATCTTGAACAAGTCTATCACTCCCCATGGCTCGCACCCCATTGTGGGGTCTCAATCCAGCTCACAGTTTAGAAGACCAATGAAAGTAGTTGCAGGTGGCCATTCTTCGACTGAGTCAGGCTACCGGAGCTCACAGCTCGGTTCAGAGCACAAAAGACTCAATGACGTTCTTCGGTTCGGCAACAGTGACGCCTCCAAACTATCTCATCTACTTCCCGAAGGAGAGATCTGCAACTTCGTTCCTGATCAAATTGCACAAGTCAACCCTGCCAAGGCATTCAAAATGGTTCCAGATGAAGCAGTCTTCGAAAGAATCAGTTTAGGCTTCATATGGCCACTGATGGAGAACAAGCAAATGAGCGTTATCAAGGACAAAGTGGCAGGCCTTGACATCTTTGGCACACAGTCGGCCACCGATACCCTTACAGTAAGCGTCTCCTCTGCTATGAAGCTCCAACGTCATCAATTGGATCAAATTGCAAAAAAGATGCAGAGAATAACTGGTACAGCTCGAGTGAGTATCAAGAACACGATTGATCCGTCGGTAATTGCTGGTTTCGTTATTAGTTATGAGAAGGAAGGATCTCATACCATCGATCTAAGTGTGAAAGGAAAATTGGACAAGTTGGCAGCTCACATTGAATCCAAGGATCAAAGCCAATTAAGTAGCAGTGGGAGTTACATGTTCATGAACAGATAG